In Haliscomenobacter hydrossis DSM 1100, the DNA window ATAGTTTTTAGCGTAAAACGAATAGTAGTCGTTACCTAAAGATGAACGATATTTTAAGTTGCGTTCATCCCATAATAATCTACTTGTTAAAAAATTATATTGAAATTTCCACCTAATAGATTTTTCAATCACTGTAGGGACATGAGGCTCATCTATTACCTGACAGAACACGCCCTGAATATGGAATAAAAAAAAGCACAACCATAACAAAGAGGTTAATCGATTAGCTCCCCATTGGGGCCCCAAAATCATATTTTCCCGAGCGATACATTCATGCGTTTTCATCATTAAAACTTTTTCGTAAGTGAAAAATTGAACTGCCAGCCAACATTATTTACAATTAGTTTCAGGAATTAGATTTTCAGCATTGCACACATAGGCATTTTCTGGATTTCCACGCTGATGCCCATGGCCTTCACTGCATAGACCCATCGATCTATTAGTTGCATTATCCTCTCCTACAATGACGGTACTTCCTAGTTTGGAGGCAGCATTACTAATTTTTTCCCATTTTAAAGCGGCAATGGGATCAAGATTTTTAAATCTGACATGAGCCAACTCGTGCAAAAGAGTACGGGCAAATTCACAGACGCTGCGATTATCTGAATAATCTATAGAAATTTTGAATTTAGAATAATAGCCAAACCGCGAGAGGTCGTTTGCGGATACATCGTAGGAAGATGTCTCCATATGTTGAGGTGTTAAAGTTCCTGCCAGTATATGTTGCCTTATCGTTGCAGCTTCATTGGCATTTGTTGCCGCAATTTTATTAATTATATCTTCGGCTTTCTCCGTAATCCTTCTCAGATTAGATGCTTTTGAGAGCTCATCTCTCTCTGATGAATTGAGTAAAGAGACCAGAGTCGCATCCGTGAGAATAACTTTGCTTGTGCCATCAGCCTGCGTTTCAGTGCTTGTCACTGGCTTATCTAAACGTAAAAATGGAAAGTCTTGTGCGGTAGTGAATGTAGGTACTGTATGCCCCGCCCTTCCTCCTCTTCCATCTTTGGTGACCTCTAGTTCAAGAGAAACGTTATTGCTGAAAAAATTATAAAAATCAGGTGCATGCTTTAGGATAATCGCAAGAGCTTCCTGATATTTTGCTTGTATCTTTGCTTTAGTGTCTCCCTTAATGCTTTTATCAAATTTAGTAGGCCCAGCTAAGAAATCACTTTGTAAAGTTCCTTTAGGTTTATTTGGAATATTTTTTGGTTCTTCGATGTAAAGGAAAAATGAAGCACTTTCCGGTCCTTGTGACGCTACAATGCGCCTTTGACTTGCTGGGGTTTCTTTTTTTAGCTTAAATACTAAAGGATTGCCATTTTGAGCTGTAAGTTCGGTAAAATTCAACACACCATCGAAGATCGGTACAAATGCACTTGTTGGAGTACTTACCCCAATTCGTACAGAAATATCATCATCATAATGCAAAGGATTATCCCCACGTTGAGGGTCTCCTATTCTCTCAGTTGGAGTATAAATTCCTTTCAATCTACCATTTACCGTGGCTTCTATTCTAAGCGTACCAGCTTGAGCAATTGGTGGTGGCGGAGAATAAAATAAGGAGAGTGATAAGTCTTGTATTTGACCTTGACTATTTTGGATTACAACTCGAATGCTATTTTCTCCTTCGGAAACGCGATTTCCTAATTCAATCAAATTTATACCATGATTTTGTACTGATATATCTGTTCCGTTAAAATACCAATTTATTGAATAGCCATCTTTTGAAATAGACTGAATGGGATCATTTGCTCTTGCACGCCCCATATGGAATAGCCTAAAGTCGGCAACGGATTGATCATTTATGGATCGTACAGTCAATGTTCCATTTGGCAAAAACCTTGCACCACCTCCGATGAAATTCCTTTTAATCATATCAAGAACTATTTCTTGATCCAGGCCAATCACTAAATCAGCAGGTACGTATGCTATAATATTGTCAAGTCCTTCAGTTCCATAACCAGCCAAAACGAACTGCCTCAATGGATAAGTTTCCATTTCAATTTGCTCGTCATAAAGCAAATTAGTCATAACATCTTGAATATTAATAAACTCTTCATTCGCTCTTACAAAAACAAACCCATTACCGTCTTCATCACATTTGACGACATGCACCCAAACGTCATGATCCTCAATGTCCTGTTCAAAAACACTTTCCACCTGCTCAAACTGGCTATTGTCGCAAATATCATCTGCATCTGTAATGTAACCATTTGCATTGTACCCCTTTGCCCTTAGCATATTGATTATTTTTGTCAATCTAGGTCTTAGCGGTATAACGATATTTTGAATCGAAACATCAAATTGGCTATAATCTGAAACGGGATCAACTGATCTTAATTCAGGTGTTGTGATGGGTATTTCTTCAATTACTTTGCAGGCATATACTACAAATCCTTGTTCTTCAAGTTCAGCACTTATGTTGTAACAAATATTTTCTTCTTCTGCGGTAACAAGATTTTCAACATCTATTTCTGTAGTTGCAGAACAAGTTTTATTTGTGTTAACGATATAGCTTACCGTTACCGATCTGATGGCTGGATTGATTGGTTTGGTAGTTGGAACAGTTATTGAAGATGTCGTTTCACCCGTGCTCCATAGGTATTGCACTTGGGCAAGATCAGGAACTCCGGATACCTGAGCCGTTAGTGTAATTGGAGTGGCATTACATAGCCTTTTCTCCAGCTCTGATGGAACGATTTTTACTACTGGGTTTATCACCTTCACTTTATATCGCTTAAGGGTAGCCCGCAGCTTATCATCCAACACCGTCACACTATATTCCGTATCTTCCGTTGGCGAAACCGTGCGTGGGTTTTCCGTAGAGCCATCATCCCAAATGAAACAAGAGCCAAGGCCAGCATTCAGGGTTGTCGATTCACCAGCACAAATGATGATTTCCTCCTCTGTATAACCATCGGGATCAAAAGTGACGATGACGCGCAGGTCTTTGCGTTTGGGGTCAATTTTAAGCTTGGTAGGGGTTACACTTTGTAAACTAAAAATGTACTCCTGCGGGTAATTGAACAAACGTGCCGTACTGGCCAGAGCCGTAGAGTCTCTGTCGGGGCCGTTAAAACCATTGAGGTACTGGCGCTGGGCAAATAGGCGTTCACTGCGCAGGTTGGCGTTGGTCCCATCGGGATTGAATTCTACAAAATGGGGTTCACCCGTTCCTTGCAGCACCACTTTCAGGTTGAAATCATCCTGCATCCAACTGGGCGTTTCGATCAGCCAGGGGAAAATCACCAATTGATCGGGTTGGGTAATCATCACCGTATCTTTGGTGAATCCAGCCAATGCGTAGGCCCGACAAGTATCACTGATCACCAGGGTGTCACCCATGATGATACAACCCGCTGGCAATTTTTTGACCGCAGGGAAGTACTGACCCGGCGCCAGATTGTCAAACGTATACTCGTTCTGCCAGCTTTGCCCTGCATCCAGGCTATACTGGTATTGTACTGTGGCGTTAGAGGGTTGCAGGTAAATGACCGCACTGGCATCAGCGGTATCACAATGGCTTACCCCTTGGCTACCTACCGGGATTTGAGCTTCATTGGCGACATTTACATAGAAACTGTCTCGGCACCCAGTTGAGTCAATAAAATACAAGTCATGGACGCCAGGCGTTACATTGCTGAATAATGAATCCGTTTGTGGCACACCATCGTCCAGTTGGAACGATAGGGCACCACGCGCACTTTGCCCGTATACTGCAATGGCCGTATTGTTGGGGTCACAATCCTCAGTATTGCGTTGGTAGGCTCGCAGATCGTAGGGCAAACGCTCGTCCACCACTACTTCCAGGGTATCTCGACATCCCAATGAGTCAATCGCGAACACTTCATACGTACCCGAAGCCACCGTAAAGATCGTATCCGGGTTGCCATTGGGGTTGATGCGGATTTCCACAGGACCGTGGCCATTTTGCGCGTTGACGTGCAATTGTGCATTCCCTTTAATACAATCATCCGGGTTATCCAATTCGTAGTTCAAGGTGAGGAACAATTGTACTTCGTTGATGGTAAAAAGCAAAATCGCCTCGCACCCGTTCTCATCAGTAGCCTTCAACGTATAATTTCCACTGCCTTTGCCTTGCAAGTCATCACTAAAATCTGTGCTTCCTTGTAAAGCCAGCTGGTAATGTACGTCGCCTTGGGCATTACTGGTCGGCAAGATAATGACATTGTTGAGGATACAATCATCGTCATTTGCAGGGGTATAGCTCACACTCAGTACCTCGGGCACCAGTACTATTTTTTGAGCCACACTGGTACAAACGCCCCCATTGGTCACTGTAACCGTATAGGTAGCCGTTTGGGTGGGCTGGTTAATGGCAATACTGGTAGTAGTTGCACCCGTGCTCCACAAGTACGTCTGACCGCCCGTAGCGGTCAGGGTAGTGCTGAGGCCATAACAGTTGACCTCCCCACCCGTGATTTGGGCTTGTGGCAAAGGAATGACGATTACAGAGGCAGAGGCACTGGCTGTGCAACCTTTGCTGTCGCTGACCACTACCCCAAAACCTGCACTGGCTGGAGTACTTACGCTAATACTTGCGGTGGTTTGCCCACTGTACCACTGGTAGGTATAGGGCGCAGTGCCACCATTCACACTGGCAAATAAAGTAGCGTTGGCACTGCTGCCGAAAGGAAGACAAAATGTTCCACCGCCTCCCGCACTTGCTGTCAGCATTGGATTGACCCTTAGCACTACTTCATCTGTAGCTTGACAGCCATTGCTGGCCGTGGCCGTCACCGTATAGGTAGTGATGGTGGTGGGGCTTACCGTGATGCTCGATGTGGTAGCACCATTGCTCCACAAAAAAGTGGTGTACGCCGCCGCATTGTTGATGCTCAGGCTTGCCGTTGCGCCAGCACACACTTCTACATCCGGCAAATCAATCGCTGGCGCGGGTTGGTTTTCCTCAATCACTACCTCTTTCAGGGCAATACATTGTTGATTATCTTCAGCCTTCAAAACATAAGTCCCCGATCTCAAGCCATTCAAGGATGGACTAAAGTACAACTCCCCATACCGGGCGATGCTCAGGCTGATGTTGCCTTGTCCGCCCGTTACGATGGGTTGTACGCTGGCGTTGTTGGCCGTACAATCCTCTAAATTGGCGAGGGTGTAGTTGAGGCTCAGTGCTGCGGGCACTATTACTGTCTTTTGGGCTACTCCACTACAGCCCGGCTGGGTACTCACCGTCACACTGTAGGCCTGGGTGGTGGTCGGTTGGGTGAGGGCAATGCTGGATGTAGTGGCATTGTTGCTCCACAAGTAAGTGCTTCCACCTGTAGCACTTAGCGTGGTACTACCTCCGGCACAAGCAATGTCGCCACCCAGAATTTGCGGTATCGGGCGGGGTACCACTTCAATGTTGATCGGCTTGGTGATGGCACAACCATTGGCAGCAGTGACCTTTACATTCAAACTGGAACTTGCACTTAGGGTCTTTTGCAGATTGGCGGTCGTTTCGCCGCTACTCCACAAGTAAGTTCCCCCTCCGGTGGCGGTCAAATTGATCAGCGCCTGCTCACAAAATGGCGCAGTGGGTACCCCACTGACCGTAACCACGGGGCTGATTTTGGGTTTTACCGTAAAACTCCGTCTTGTACTACAACCGTACTGATCACTGATGTCGACCCAATAGTTGACCCAACTGGTACTGGTAAAACCGTTGGGCACGCTAACCGTTGAAGTCGTTTCCCCGGAACTCCACTTGTATTGGCTGCCACCACTGGCACTATACGTCACGGGGATATGGGTACAAGGTTGGGTAGGCCCTGCGGTGCCAGTCCCAGAGGGAGCTTGCCCCTCCACCCGTACGGTACGGGGGTAAATCTTCTGACAAGAGCCCAGGGTCACGGTCACTGCAAAGCTGACATCGTTAGCTACAGAACCCGTATTGATGGAGAAGGAGGAGGAACCATTACTCCATTGGTAGGTTCCTCCTGACACAAAAATGCTCAGGTTGGTGGATGCATATCGACACACGGTACTGTCTCCACTGATTTGGGCAGCAGGCATTGTATTGATACGCTCGACCAATACCTCGTGGATTTGAGGACACCCATTTTCGGTACCGGCCTGCAGCAGGTAGGTGCCAGCTTGGGTTACAGTCAAGTTTGAACTATAGCTTAAATAAGCTCCGGAGGGGCTTTTCCAAAGATAAGAATCGATCACATCCGCAGAACTGGCCGAAAGTACTACACTGTTTTTGGTGCAGGTCAAGTTCGTTTTGTGGTAGGTTAGATATCCCTGACTGACACCACCAATGCTCATGCTCACGGTAGTCTCGGAATTACCCGCGTTGATGCTGGCCTGTTTGCTGCACCCACTGGCCGTACTGACCTTGAGGGTGTAGATGCTCGCTTGATTAGTCGTAAAACTTGGGGTAGTGGCTACTACTCGTCCATTTTGGTTGGTCCAGGAATAACTTACCCCGGCAGTGGTGGAACTACCTTGTAGGGTAAAATGACAACCGCTGGTGATTAGGGATACATTGACCGTAGGCAATGTGCCACTTTGAGTAAGGGCAATGCTTTGGCTCACGATACAGCCATTCGCACCCTTGGCTTCAAGCCAGTAGGTACCACTGTTAGTGACCTGGATGCTGCTTCCAGTCCCCAAGGGATTACCAGCAGCGTCCTTCCAGGTATATTGTAGGCCGGAGGAACTTGAACCCGCACTCAGTATGGCACTAGGTTTGGCACAAGTCAAGGAGCCATCGTGCTGAACGCTCACTTGTGGGGTGGCCAAATCCGCAGTCACCGTAGTGCCAGCCGTGTTGCTACAGCCATTAGCGGCGGTTACTTTAAGGGTATAGGTTCCGGTTTGGGTGGTGCTGGCATTGAGGGTGTTGGCAATGAGTATCCCACTGCCATTGCGCCATTCGTAGCTGGCGGGGGAGGCACTGGAGGTGCCCAATAAATTAATGCTAGACTGGACGCAAGTAAGCATGCCACTACTATTGGCACTGACCTGTGGGATCTGGAGATCCTGTACTACCTCCGTGGCGGTGGTATACGTACAACCGCCTGCTGCCGTAATCTCCAGGGTATATACTCCTACAGTCGTTACTGTAGTGCCAGGCGTAGTCGCAATTTCCACTCCACTGGCATTTTTCCAGCGGTAGCTAGCGCCCTGGGCACTGGATGTACCCAGAAGTGTGGCCGTGGTTTTGGTGCAAGTCAAAGGGCCGTCATTGCTGGCGCTGCCCGTAATGTTGACCGCTACCGAATGGCTTTTGACCAGCGTACAACCCTGGGCATTGGTGATGCTAACCGTGTAGGTGGTGTTTTGGGTGGGGCTCACCTCAATCGCAGCGCTGCTTGCGCCCGTATTCCAGGCATAAGTACTGCCGCCACTGGCACTGAGGGTCGTGCTTTGTCCGGGGCACACACTGCTGGCACCCGCAATGTTCCCGAGGGGAAGCGGATGGACACTGATTACCTGACTGGCACTACCCACACAACCACCACTGCTACTCACCGTGACGGTATACGTGGTGGTTGAACCAGGGCTTACATTGATCGTGGCGGTATTAGCGCCGGTACTCCATAGGTACGACGAGCCGCCAAAGGCCGTCAAACTCACATTTTGGCCCGCACAGGTCGTGTTGGGGCCGCTGATGCGCGCATCTGGAAGGTTGCTTACACTCACTGTTTTGGAAAGCACATAGGTGCAGGCATTCGGATCGCTCACTGTGACCCGGTAGATGCTCGTGCTGCTCGGATAAGGGCTAATGCTCGCGGTAGTTTCACCCGTGTTCCAACTATAACTCGATCCACCCGTTACACTCAGGTTAGCTGCCTGACCAGCACAAACACTCAAAGGCCCATCCAGACTGGGCGGCGCATACACCGTAACCGTTTTGCTCTCTGATCTTTTGCAACCATAACTGTTGCTCACTGTAACCGTAAAACTTTGAGTGTTTTGCAGCGCAGCAACATTGATGCTCGCGGTACTTGCACCCGTACTCCAACTGAAAGTTCCCCCGCCGGATGCATTCAGCGCAATGCTGCCATTGTAACAGGCACCCGCAGGGCCACTGATGCTGGCCGAGGGGGAGGGGTTGACGGTGAGGGTATGGCTGCGCACCGCGCTGCAGCTACCGTTGGTAATCGTTACCGAATAGGCATAAGTGCCCGGCGAAGTGGGACCAACGTTGATGGAACTGGACTGGAAGCCATTGCTCCATAAATAGCTGGTACCCCCACTAGCACTGAGTTGGGCACCGTAGCCCAAACAAACGGTGCTCAACCCACTGACCGAAGGGTTGAAAGGGGTAACATTGACGGTGGTCGAAGCATCATCGGTGCAAAGTCCTGCCTTTGTTGCCGTTACTGAATAGAGTGAAGTTGAGGCTGGAGCTACGGTAATCGAAGCACTAGTTGCCCCTGTATTCCATAGATAGGTGTCTCCTCCACCAGCAGTTAAAACAGCTACTCCTCCGCCGCATAAGTTACCTCCGCCGCCATTGATTACGGCTGTTGGTTGTTCGATTACTTCAATGAGTCCAGTAGATTTGATGTCCTGACAGAAAAGGGATTCTTCTGGATCGGAAAAGGTTATGGTTACGGTGTAGCTAATATTCTCTGTGGGCGTTACCTGTATGCTGCTACTCGTTTGTCCAGTACTCCATAGATAACTGGTTCCTCCATTGGCACTTAGCTGTAGGGTAGTGCCTGCGCAAATTCTACTATATGAACCCGTGAGAGAGGAAGTTGGGCAACCTGGTTGTGGGTCGGGTGCAGAGAGTTGTGCGCTTCCTGGTTTGGTGACTTTGCGTTGAAACAAAGCAGGGGATAGAGGGGTAGTCAGACTGGTTCGGCGACCATCTTTCTCTTCAACATCTACCGTATATCGTTCTCGACTGTCAAATGGTACTTCTATTGCTTGAGTGCTTGCACCTGTATTCCAGCGAAATTTATCCCCACCGCTCGCACGAAGGGTAACCGTTTTATTACCAGTTTTATTGGTGTTTAATGCTTGAGAAATTGTTATCGGTTTCCCATTATTCGATTTGACACCTGGATTCTGGCTCCAAAGCAGCTGACTCAGCAATAAACACAGGCTCAACATGAGCAAACGGGTAGTCGTCTTTTTCATAAGATCAACAAGGTTTAATTCAAGTGTTTGGTATTACAGCAATAGTTTTACCATTCCAGCACCATTCAGCATGGTGTAGATGGAGTACAAGCGTAGGAATTCCAGCTTAGTCATAGGCAAATCCGGGCAGGAGCGCTATAACTAAGTCATTGATTATGATGCACGCTGTGAACTAAAAAAGATTGTGTTTCCTGAAGGCAGGATAATCCCTCCACTGGGATAGAATAGGTTATTCCCTCTTGTAAGTCTTAAATATTGTGTTGTATTTTGTTGGGGCAAATATCAAAAAAAAAAAAAATGATTGTGCAAGTTTTGGGGAGGTTTTTTTCAAAATTAATCTTGAGTTAATGTTCGTGGTCGTGTAAAAAAGTAAATCATGAACCACATCCAAAAATAAAAATATTCCAGCCCATTTACACCCCCTCTTTTTTTCTCCTTATGTTTGACTTTATTTACCCACAGCCAACACCATGATCAATCTCATTTCCGATACTGTGACAAAGCCCACTCCCGGCATGTTGCAAGCCATGTTACAAGCCGAAGTCGGCGACGATGTATTTGGCGAAGACCCCACGGTAAATGCCCTTGAAGCCAAAGCCGCCGCACTATTTGGCAAAGAAGCGGCCCTGTTTTGCCCATCGGGCACCATGACCAACCAAATCGCCATCAAGGTACACACCCAGCCGCTGGACGAGGTCATTTGTGACGAATACTCGCACATTTATCAATACGAGGTAGGCGGCTACGCCTTCAATTCCGGAATTGGGGTCAATCTGATCAAAGGCAGCAACGGCAAAATTACCGCCGAGCAAGTTGCTGCGGCCATCAAACCCGTGTACGACTGGTTGCCCATCAGCAAATTGGTGGTGCTCGAAAATACCTGCAACAAAGGGGGTGGCAGTTTTTATACGCTGGATGAAATTCGGCCCATCCAAGAAGTGTGCCGTGAACGTGGATTGAGCCTGCATCTGGATGGCGCCCGCTTGTTCAATGCCCTGGTAGAAACGGGAGAAAGTACGGCCGCAGTGGGGGAAGTTTTTGACAGTATTTCCATCTGTTTGTCCAAAGGGCTAGGCGCGCCAGTGGGTTCTTTGCTGATTGGCAGCAGCGCGTTTATCCGCCAGGCTCGGCGGGTGCGCAAGGCCCTGGGCGGCGGCATGCGCCAAGCTGGTTTTTTGGCCGCTGCAGGGATTTATGCCCTGGATCACCACGTCCAACGTTTGAAAGAAGACAACGAGCGGGCCAAACGCCTGGGCCAGGTCCTGGCAAGCCAAACTTACGTCGATAATGTGCGGCCCGTTCAAAGCAATATTGTCATCTTTGATCTTAAAGCGCCCTGGACGGCTGAATCGTATCTGGAATTTTTGGCCGAGCGCGGCATCAATGCCTCGGCATTTGGCCCACAAACGGTGCGTTTTGTGACCCATTTGGATGTTAGCGAAGCCATGATTGATCGTGTTTTGGAAGTCATTGCTTCAGTTTAAACCTACAGTCCTATGCTATTTGAAAACCAACAGATCGCTACGGCAGAACTGCCGAGTGTAGAAACCGTACAATTTCAGAGCCTGCCACCCCAAGCCCTGAAATTGCGCACCATTGGCTGGTGCATCACCCAAGGCTTGATCTTGTTGATCTTGCTGGGGGTCATGCTTTTTGGCGCGGTTTTTAAACAAAAATGGCCCTGGTTACTGGTTTTTGGAGCATGGGCCTTACAAGCCATTTATTTTTTCTGGATGGCTCGCCGACGTTTTTACCGCGAAGGTTATGCCGTGCGGGAAAAAGACATCATCCACATCAAAGGCTATTGGCTGCGTACCCAGTTAACGGTGCCCTACAATCGGGTGCAACACGTTGAAATTGAGCAGGGGCCGCTGGCCAGGGCTTTCGGATTGGGAGGAATTAGTGTATACACTGCTGGGGATAGTGGCGGCGACCTCAGCATCTCCGGCATTGAATACGCCGAAGCCGAACGCATCAAACAGTTTATTGCACAAAAAGTGGGCAACGATGAGTGAAGTCAGCACGCCTACCCCGTTTTATTTTCAGCCCAGCCGTCAATCCCCGGTGGCGATACTCTTGATTTTGGCACGCTTGTTCCGTTCATTGATCGGGCAGTTTTGGCCAGTGCTGATCTTGCTCCTCTTGCGTCGTCGCTCCGCCAATAGCAGTCAAATGTGGGTTTGGGTAGGCATTGGCATCACCATTATTTCCGTAGTACGATCACTGGTGACCTATTTCCGCACCCGTTTTTATGTACAAAACAATGAGTTCATTTTGGAAAAAGGGGGAATCACCCGTCGCCGTTTGAGTGTTCCCCTGGACAATATTCAAACCATTACTTTTCAACAAACCTTTTTACACCGCATTTTTAATGTGGTCAGTGTAGAGATAGATACCAGTGGTGCGAAAGGTTCTGAAATCAGCATCAATGCCCTGGATCGGGA includes these proteins:
- a CDS encoding threonine aldolase family protein, which gives rise to MINLISDTVTKPTPGMLQAMLQAEVGDDVFGEDPTVNALEAKAAALFGKEAALFCPSGTMTNQIAIKVHTQPLDEVICDEYSHIYQYEVGGYAFNSGIGVNLIKGSNGKITAEQVAAAIKPVYDWLPISKLVVLENTCNKGGGSFYTLDEIRPIQEVCRERGLSLHLDGARLFNALVETGESTAAVGEVFDSISICLSKGLGAPVGSLLIGSSAFIRQARRVRKALGGGMRQAGFLAAAGIYALDHHVQRLKEDNERAKRLGQVLASQTYVDNVRPVQSNIVIFDLKAPWTAESYLEFLAERGINASAFGPQTVRFVTHLDVSEAMIDRVLEVIASV
- a CDS encoding PH domain-containing protein, translated to MLFENQQIATAELPSVETVQFQSLPPQALKLRTIGWCITQGLILLILLGVMLFGAVFKQKWPWLLVFGAWALQAIYFFWMARRRFYREGYAVREKDIIHIKGYWLRTQLTVPYNRVQHVEIEQGPLARAFGLGGISVYTAGDSGGDLSISGIEYAEAERIKQFIAQKVGNDE